From the genome of Nicotiana sylvestris chromosome 2, ASM39365v2, whole genome shotgun sequence, one region includes:
- the LOC138885522 gene encoding uncharacterized protein: MHLSDSPGSQLAHVLFNGHYFVLRRSSMLTSLLAKDKLGLLDGRIAHFPPNSPYYPYWERCNDMVKAWITNFVSRDKATSVVCLRTAKEVWTNNNELFGQSNGSKYLQIQRESSSTVQDSLDISTYFTKLIGLRDELNYSYVGRICSCGALPKFIEDQQLFQLLDGLNYSYLTVKSAIMIMNPLSTISKAYENSIHHSKLLK; this comes from the coding sequence ATGCACCTCTCTGACAGTCCTGGTAGCCAACTAGCGCATGTACTATTTAATGGGCATTATTTTGTACTTCGGAGAAGTAGTATGCTCACTTCTCTCTTGGCCAAAGATAAATTAGGGCTCTTAGATGGTAGAATTGCTCATTTTCCCCCTAATTCTCCTTATTACCCTTACTGGGAGAGATGCAATGATATGGTGAAAGCCTGGATCACTAATTTTGTGTCTAGAGACAAAGCTACCAGTGTTGTGTGCCTTAGGACTGCAAAGGAAGTTTGGACTAACAATAATGAGCTATTTGGGCAATCTAATGGGTCTAAATACCTTCAAATTCAAAGAGAAAGCAGTTCAACTGTTCAGGATTCATTAGACATTTCTACATATTTTACCAAACTTATAGGCCTTAGGGATGAGTTAAATTACTCATATGTAGGACGTATATGCTCTTGTGGAGCTCTTCCCAAATTCATAGAAGATCAACAACTTTTTCAGCTCCTCGATGGGCTTAATTACTCCTACTTAACTGTAAAAAGTGCAATCATGATCATGAATCCCCTATCAACTATAAGTAAGGCTTATGAAAACTCCATCCACCATTCCAAACTTCTCAAATGA